The segment CCCTCGATTATAGAAGTAGCACAATAAGACAGAGTAGTTGCCTTCGTCACGCAGGTTGACGGGTTTTGAGTTGTTATAGTTGTCTTTTTCGTTTTTGTAACTTCCAAGTATATAGGATTTGAGGGATCTTTCATTTTTGTGTGCATCAGCTGCTTGATTATACACTGTTTTCAGAGGAGGGACCAGTAGTGTGATTATCGCATCGACAAGTGTTGACTTTCCTGATCCGTTAGCACCGGTTATAAGTGAATTGAATCCCTGGGGGTTAATCGTCCAAAGCCTCTGGTTAAAAGTACCCCAGTTGAAAACTTCAAGTTGGTGCAGCCTGAAACCTTTGAGGTTATCATCGTCCAGGTAATCAACTAGTAGATTCTGGGTCATGTTCTGTTCCGTCCTCTGTATCATTATTGTTATTCATCTCTTTTGCATGTTCAAGCAACTTGTTCTTGATCTCGTGAACGATTTCATTGTCTATTAAAGCAAAAAGTATTGTCCGTATTTCAAATGTATCTCTGTCTGTACTCAATTCTCTTAAAAATCCATATTCTTTGACCTTATTAATTAGAGTGTTAATGTCCCTTTCGATTTTTGCTTCGTTAGAGGAGCTTGGCATGAACGGTTTCATCATGTTTATTATGGTCTTTCTGTCTATAGAACAAAAAGGTGATTCGTTGCCTGTTGCTCTTTGATCTTCGTACAATCTCTCTACAAGGAATGCACAGAGCAGGGTCATGTGATAGGAAAGTTGTCTTTTACTTATCAAAGAGGGTAGTGTTTGTTCAAATTGTTCCTCACGTTCTTTTTGTCTCAGGAAGGCATATCCATTGTCTTCATGAATAAATAGTTCAATGCCTATACTTGAAAAATAGTTCTTGAGTGCTGGTTTGTACTGGATGATGTTGTCCCATACATCTGCATCGCTTTTGAATACATTTCCTTTGAGTAGTTTTATCACCGATATGGCATAGGGAAGTTGATTATTGTTTTCGGTCATATTTAGCTCCGGCAGAATATTATTTGGGGCATTTGTATCCAAAATCGTTTTTGACTGATCGTGTTCGAGATTATCATTATTTCAGAGAGATCCTCGTTTATAACGGCCTTTTTATCATTTGAGGCTATTTCGATGTAGGCTAATATTTCGTCAATACCTTTTTTCACGGGATGCGTTTCTATGATCTTTCTAAGTGATATCTGGGAGTGGGTCTCAAGCAATTCCTGTATTCGTCCTTCGAGTTCCCTTTTATCAACACTGAATTGGTTATACAGGATCAAAGCATCACTGTCATCAGGTGAGCCGAGCACAATCTCTTCTTTTCGTAGGTTTGTCATTGTTTTTGGGGTCCATAGTGATCTGTTCATCACCATCTCTATCTCAGCCTTACTGCTGATCTCAAGGAAATTCGCTTCAGTGGGTGGAGTATCTTTTATCTCAAATGCTATTGATTTGATGTCACTGAGGATATCCATTATCCTCTTGTTTTCTAGGTATGTTCTGTTATCGAGGAACCTGCTCAGCTGTTCAGCGAGCGAATGATTGACCTTTTGCACCTTAACTCCTGCTCTGCTGAGTTTGATCACCATGTCTTCAAGCGTGAAGCTTTGTTGTTTGACTTCCTGTATTTGTTGAATTGTAAGTGTCATTTCAATTAGCTTGTCGAGCTCGTCTAGTTGTTCTTGGGATTGGAGCAGGTTCCAGAATGCTTCGAGGCTTTTTCCTTGATCGGAGTTCCGGATATCGTCTTCAGTTGAGACCACTTCATCAAGTATTTCGCCTTTCTGGATATCCTTTTGGATGAGCTTTTTTCTGGTTTCCATATCAAGCAAGCGGAAATTATGTTCGATTTCCTTGAAATCTGTTAACATGTCATCTAAGGTCTTGCAGATATCAGAATAGCGTTCTCTGATCTGTGTATCAGTTAAAGGATCTGTGATGCCTGCTTCAGCTTTTTCGATTTCAAGTTCGATTTCTTGCTTTTGCTTTTTGAGTTCGTTCAATCTCTCGGTTGGATTATTGGTATTCTTGTAGGCCAATTCTTTAAGAGTATTGATTATTGTAAGGAGACGGGATTCAGTACCAACAAATTTTCTGGTCTCGATGAGGTTCTTTACCCAATAGAGTGCCTTTTCTGTATGATGTGTCAACTCATAGTAGATTACATCATTTGTTGAATAACGGGACCTTAGATATTCAGAATTCGTCCAGTCTTCCAGATATTCGGCTGGTTGTCTTGGATATTCTATACCTTCTTGTGTTTTTAAGTAGTAAAGGTAATTTGATAGATTTGATTCCAAATCATCTTTCGACAATTCAAGGGTGTTTTTCTCTTTGAACTGTTGATAAAGAAAACTAATTATTAATGGACTATTATCGGCATTTAAGAGTTTAATAGAAGGGTCTCCTTCTTTCAGTTTTTTCACTTTTAGATAGTCCATTTATTTCTCCTCAGATTATAACAAAAACAGTTAGTTACTTTTCAATTTCTGTCACATATCCCCTTATAATCACAGAACCGACAGTTCGGCTCCTCCCTGACCTCAAAATCTTCCCCCATTATCCGACCCGCCATCTCTTTGATCCTCCCAGCCACAGTTTCAACACCCTCCTCACTCACATCCACTAACCTCAATTCCGCAATGTCAGGATTGACATACATGTGGCCTGCCTGCATCGGAAGTTTTCCGTACTTTTCCTTTACAGCAAGACAATAAACAGCTATCTGGACGTCCTCTTTCAGCTGATTCTTAGTATAGGGAGTCTTGTTGGTCTTGTAGTCTATGACAATAAAATCCCCATCCGGTGTCCTGTCCAGGCGGTCTATGTAACCCCCGAACCTTGCCCCGTCAAGGTTAAGGTCAAATCCTTCCTCTACCTCCACGGTCTCGTTAGGATTGCTTTTTTCAAATCCTACCCAGAAATCCAGCATTTTCTGCATTCTGGAGTATTCCTGCTGCTCCTGCGTTTTTGAATCAAATACATAGGGATTCCATGTACCGTTAAGCAGCTTTTTGGCCTTTGATATATCAGCAACCTCCCCCTGCATCTTCAACCTGGACATCTGTTCGAAAACTGAATGAACATCAGTGCCAACCTGGAAGAAAGTCTTCTGTGGAGTTGGTATCCTGAGCACGTAGGCGTACTTGAACTTCAGCGGGCAGTCCTCGTACATGCGGATAGCAGATGCTGAGAAACGCATATCCTTGTCAACTAGAGGCGGAAGCCTGCCATCAACCAAAGCCTCCAACTCCGCCGGGGGCATGGGACTGACCCGCAGGAAATCTGAAACATCAAAGGCCTGCAGGTTTCCTTTAAGCTCCAGTTCCCGGATCTGTGCGACAACCACCAGCGACTCTACAGCCTGTTTAAGTTGGCCTTGGTTGGTATATATTCTGACAAGCCTCTCAAACTCGTCTCTTTTTCGCTTGAGATTGGAATCCTCCACTACTTCGCATCTCTCCTCGCATAGAGGGGCTTCAATGAACTCAACCAGAGGATTCTTCGCATAATCGATCTGCTCAAGGAACTCACTTGGTTTCACGCCGCGTTTGTTGCCCTCGTATATCTCGGGAAACACGAGGTATAACTTTTCCTTTGCACGGGTCATTGCCACATAGGCAAGTCTCCGTTCTTCTTCAACATGCAATACCTTCTCATCCGCATCTCTTTGGACGCCCTTTGCAAGTTCTGCAGGTACTGTGAACTTCTTGCGGGTATGCTGCAAAGGTAGGTGTTTGGCAGCCATATCGCACACAAAGACAACCTTTGCCTCCTTTCCCTTGGACTGGTGGATGGTCATCACCTTGACGGTATTGTCATCTGTGGACTCGCCATCCTCAATATCCAGGTTGAATACAAGGTCCAAGTGTTCAACAACAGCCTCAAACTCTGACCCACCGTCAACAAGCTCAAGATCCTCCACCATGCCGACAAGTGAATTAAGTATCCTAATGTTCTTCCGGGACTGTGGCGTATCCTCATGCAGCTGGGAGTGGTAGATATCTGTTGCATCCATCAGCAGGTGCTTGACAGTATCAGATGGACGATGGCTCTTCTTGTAGCTGATGAGTTCCTCCACCCGCCGGACAAAGGATCTTACAAGTGGCTCCTGGGTAACGCCGGTATCTGCGAGA is part of the Methanolobus chelungpuianus genome and harbors:
- a CDS encoding DUF4194 domain-containing protein; its protein translation is MTENNNQLPYAISVIKLLKGNVFKSDADVWDNIIQYKPALKNYFSSIGIELFIHEDNGYAFLRQKEREEQFEQTLPSLISKRQLSYHMTLLCAFLVERLYEDQRATGNESPFCSIDRKTIINMMKPFMPSSSNEAKIERDINTLINKVKEYGFLRELSTDRDTFEIRTILFALIDNEIVHEIKNKLLEHAKEMNNNNDTEDGTEHDPESTS
- a CDS encoding DUF3375 domain-containing protein, whose translation is MKKLKEGDPSIKLLNADNSPLIISFLYQQFKEKNTLELSKDDLESNLSNYLYYLKTQEGIEYPRQPAEYLEDWTNSEYLRSRYSTNDVIYYELTHHTEKALYWVKNLIETRKFVGTESRLLTIINTLKELAYKNTNNPTERLNELKKQKQEIELEIEKAEAGITDPLTDTQIRERYSDICKTLDDMLTDFKEIEHNFRLLDMETRKKLIQKDIQKGEILDEVVSTEDDIRNSDQGKSLEAFWNLLQSQEQLDELDKLIEMTLTIQQIQEVKQQSFTLEDMVIKLSRAGVKVQKVNHSLAEQLSRFLDNRTYLENKRIMDILSDIKSIAFEIKDTPPTEANFLEISSKAEIEMVMNRSLWTPKTMTNLRKEEIVLGSPDDSDALILYNQFSVDKRELEGRIQELLETHSQISLRKIIETHPVKKGIDEILAYIEIASNDKKAVINEDLSEIMIISNTISQKRFWIQMPQIIFCRS
- a CDS encoding ATP-dependent helicase; protein product: MDLKNLNAGQSKAITYTDGPLLILAGPGSGKTLTITEKVIHLIDSGMLPEKILALTFSEKAAGEMQERIEKNIGYGRGITVSTFHSFCNNIIREFSFDLGINSGAKLISKKHSNIWGIRNIDSFGFESINIPLSPYDLIDSLLEGVSQLQDHLVLSSDIHGYVESQLSSGAELADDKIDTLLKLQDLARFYEHYRQYKHNNGFLDYDDMISMACRLLESNNVVRNKVKSRYDYLLVDEFQDTNYSQLYLVNLLADGSNLTCVADDDQCIYRFRGAYLSNIRQLQEYYQNLEKIALGVNYRSTSQIVELSRQLIGFNPEREDKEILSANGSGSKVKVVRAPDDASEAEWVASEVNRLVTEEGLEPKDIYILTRKRADGRKFSDALRKYLLPVEYVGALQLNQFPIIQEAIAYMQLVADPFNNGVAFARIFGREGLSEHNLQRINVLARRLSREDATQGDGIYSVLLHHLADTGVTQEPLVRSFVRRVEELISYKKSHRPSDTVKHLLMDATDIYHSQLHEDTPQSRKNIRILNSLVGMVEDLELVDGGSEFEAVVEHLDLVFNLDIEDGESTDDNTVKVMTIHQSKGKEAKVVFVCDMAAKHLPLQHTRKKFTVPAELAKGVQRDADEKVLHVEEERRLAYVAMTRAKEKLYLVFPEIYEGNKRGVKPSEFLEQIDYAKNPLVEFIEAPLCEERCEVVEDSNLKRKRDEFERLVRIYTNQGQLKQAVESLVVVAQIRELELKGNLQAFDVSDFLRVSPMPPAELEALVDGRLPPLVDKDMRFSASAIRMYEDCPLKFKYAYVLRIPTPQKTFFQVGTDVHSVFEQMSRLKMQGEVADISKAKKLLNGTWNPYVFDSKTQEQQEYSRMQKMLDFWVGFEKSNPNETVEVEEGFDLNLDGARFGGYIDRLDRTPDGDFIVIDYKTNKTPYTKNQLKEDVQIAVYCLAVKEKYGKLPMQAGHMYVNPDIAELRLVDVSEEGVETVAGRIKEMAGRIMGEDFEVREEPNCRFCDYKGICDRN